In Luteibacter mycovicinus, a genomic segment contains:
- a CDS encoding beta-glucosidase, with amino-acid sequence MSKRTDRKIALIGGGGVRSPLVVFGVNEAAEALGAAEMVLYDPDPERLRIMVGLGNAVIRRSGGALRLRGGTSMEDTIEGADFVLNSIRIGGIAGRAADERASIAQGYPGQETTGPAGVAMALRTIPVAIEQAKLVEKLSPQAWLVNFTNPAGLITQAVTDHSKARIVGICDTPTELFHNIAHALGEPADEVECDYVGLNHLGWVRGVRVRGEEVIDTLLASDDLLRQLYLAPLFDFDMIRTLRLIPTEYLFFYYERQRALDNQRRQGGSRGGEIQRLNDDLLATLTARLDAGDGDAAVDIYAAYLNQRSGSYMKLEAEGGSAFDQGVSLQVDPFRVATGYHRIAIDVMSALTGAKPARIVVNTRNRGALPDLPDNDIVEIASDISLDAIVPRPIAPLPDAVNGLVRSVKAYERAAIASVLNDRRLEARKAMLIHPAIGQWTPSGDLLDALLGHANEDGECLCQGPVHRHI; translated from the coding sequence GTGAGCAAACGTACGGATCGTAAGATCGCATTGATCGGAGGCGGCGGTGTCCGGTCTCCGCTTGTCGTGTTCGGCGTCAACGAAGCCGCCGAGGCGCTCGGCGCGGCCGAAATGGTCCTCTACGACCCCGATCCCGAGCGGCTGCGGATCATGGTCGGCCTGGGCAATGCCGTGATCCGTCGCTCGGGCGGCGCGCTGCGGCTACGTGGCGGCACCTCGATGGAAGACACCATCGAAGGCGCCGACTTCGTGCTCAACAGCATTCGTATCGGCGGTATCGCCGGTCGCGCCGCCGACGAACGCGCATCCATCGCGCAGGGATATCCGGGGCAGGAGACGACGGGCCCCGCCGGCGTCGCCATGGCCCTGCGCACCATTCCTGTCGCGATAGAACAGGCGAAACTCGTCGAGAAGCTGAGCCCGCAGGCGTGGCTGGTCAACTTCACCAACCCCGCCGGCCTGATCACGCAGGCCGTGACCGACCATAGCAAGGCCCGCATCGTCGGCATCTGCGATACGCCGACGGAGCTGTTTCACAACATCGCGCATGCGCTGGGTGAGCCGGCCGACGAGGTCGAGTGCGACTACGTCGGCCTGAACCACCTCGGTTGGGTACGCGGCGTGCGCGTTCGGGGCGAGGAGGTCATCGACACGCTGCTTGCCAGCGATGATCTGCTACGTCAGCTCTATCTGGCGCCGTTGTTCGACTTCGACATGATCCGCACGCTGCGGCTCATTCCCACGGAGTACCTTTTCTTCTACTACGAGCGGCAGCGCGCGCTGGACAACCAGCGCAGGCAGGGCGGGAGCCGCGGTGGCGAAATTCAGAGACTCAACGATGATCTGCTGGCGACGCTGACCGCGCGTCTGGACGCGGGCGACGGCGACGCGGCCGTGGATATCTACGCCGCGTACCTCAACCAGCGTTCCGGCTCGTACATGAAGCTCGAAGCCGAGGGTGGTTCCGCGTTCGATCAGGGGGTCAGCCTGCAGGTCGACCCCTTCCGTGTAGCGACCGGTTACCACCGCATCGCCATCGACGTGATGAGCGCGCTGACCGGTGCGAAACCGGCGCGTATCGTCGTCAACACGCGCAATCGTGGCGCCTTGCCCGATCTGCCCGATAACGACATCGTGGAGATCGCGTCGGATATCTCGCTGGACGCGATCGTGCCCCGTCCCATCGCGCCATTGCCGGATGCGGTGAACGGTCTGGTGCGCTCGGTCAAGGCGTACGAACGTGCCGCGATCGCATCGGTGCTCAACGACCGCCGTCTCGAAGCACGCAAGGCGATGCTGATTCATCCGGCCATCGGACAGTGGACGCCGTCCGGGGACTTGCTCGACGCCTTGCTGGGTCATGCGAACGAAGACGGCGAATGTCTCTGTCAGGGACCCGTCCATCGCCATATATGA
- a CDS encoding MFS transporter: MSNATQGSGLPRSTLYAMALAAGLAVANIYYNQPMLGIMGRDLHDGAVERWVPMLTQLGYAAGLLFLVPLGDAFERRRLIVLQFILLAIALVIAALAPGLATLAFASVIVGAAATVAQQIVPFATILSEPSKRGAAVGTVMSGLLTGILLSRTIAGFVSSAAGWRVMFWIAVPIALLAALLMALRLPEHRPPRRVGFAELFGSLVGLWRGEPLLRRAALTQAMIFASFSAFWTVLALRLEQPPLNLGAASAGLFGVVGAVGVAMAPLAGRVADSKGPWIVISLGAAATVVAWGIFAVWPTLAGLIVGVIVLDFGVQIALVSHQHLIYGLHPEFKSRLNTLFMTTMFVGGAIGSFASAEAWRRAGWPGVCLLGGGFALIALVARLLHRPTSLPTH; the protein is encoded by the coding sequence ATGAGTAACGCCACACAGGGCAGCGGCCTGCCGCGTAGCACCCTGTATGCCATGGCACTGGCCGCCGGCCTCGCCGTCGCCAACATCTACTACAACCAGCCGATGCTCGGCATCATGGGCCGCGACCTCCACGACGGGGCCGTCGAGCGCTGGGTGCCGATGCTGACGCAGCTGGGCTACGCGGCGGGGCTGTTGTTCCTCGTCCCGTTGGGTGACGCGTTCGAGCGCCGCCGCCTGATCGTCCTCCAGTTCATCCTGCTGGCGATCGCGCTGGTGATCGCCGCGCTGGCGCCCGGCCTTGCGACACTGGCCTTCGCCTCCGTGATCGTCGGTGCGGCCGCGACGGTGGCGCAGCAGATCGTTCCGTTCGCGACCATTCTGTCCGAGCCGTCGAAACGTGGTGCGGCGGTGGGCACAGTGATGAGCGGCCTGCTCACCGGCATCCTGTTGAGCCGGACGATCGCCGGCTTTGTGTCAAGCGCGGCCGGCTGGCGAGTGATGTTCTGGATCGCCGTGCCCATCGCGCTCCTGGCGGCCCTGCTCATGGCGCTGCGCCTGCCGGAGCACCGCCCGCCACGCCGTGTGGGTTTTGCCGAGCTGTTCGGTTCACTGGTCGGTCTGTGGCGCGGCGAACCGCTGCTGCGTCGTGCCGCACTCACGCAGGCCATGATCTTTGCCTCGTTCTCGGCGTTCTGGACGGTCCTTGCGCTCCGCCTAGAACAGCCGCCGCTCAATCTTGGCGCCGCCTCCGCCGGCTTGTTCGGCGTGGTCGGTGCCGTGGGTGTGGCGATGGCGCCCCTTGCCGGACGCGTCGCGGATAGTAAAGGTCCGTGGATCGTCATCTCGCTGGGTGCCGCAGCCACCGTCGTGGCGTGGGGTATCTTCGCCGTCTGGCCGACGCTCGCCGGTCTCATCGTCGGCGTCATCGTGCTCGACTTCGGCGTGCAGATCGCGCTGGTGTCGCATCAGCACCTGATCTACGGTCTGCACCCCGAGTTCAAGAGCCGTCTCAATACGTTGTTCATGACCACCATGTTCGTCGGTGGAGCGATCGGTTCGTTCGCGTCCGCCGAGGCATGGCGCCGCGCCGGCTGGCCCGGCGTGTGCCTGCTCGGTGGTGGTTTCGCTTTGATCGCGCTGGTGGCGCGGCTGTTACATCGGCCGACATCGCTCCCAACCCATTGA
- a CDS encoding alpha/beta fold hydrolase, whose translation MSFITTKDGTEIYYKDWGTGQPIVFHHGWPLSSDDWDAQMMFFLNNGFRVIAHDRRGHGRSSQTATGNDMDTYAADVAELTAHLDLKNAVHIGHSTGGGEVARYVARHGKGRVAKAVLVSAVPPIMLKTAANPGGLDISVFDGFRKALADNRAQFYREVPIPFYGFNRPGVKTLDGVVDNWWRQGMMGGAKAHYDCIKAFSETDFTEDLKAITVPTLVLHGDDDQIVPYQDAGVLSAKLVPGAQLKLYKGYPHGMLTVHADVLNKDLLDFIKA comes from the coding sequence ATGTCTTTCATCACGACCAAAGACGGCACCGAGATCTATTACAAGGATTGGGGTACCGGTCAGCCGATCGTCTTCCATCACGGTTGGCCGCTGAGCTCGGACGACTGGGATGCCCAGATGATGTTCTTCCTGAACAATGGCTTCCGCGTAATCGCGCATGACCGTCGTGGGCACGGCCGTTCGTCGCAGACCGCGACCGGCAACGACATGGACACGTATGCGGCCGACGTCGCGGAACTCACCGCGCACCTCGACCTGAAGAACGCCGTGCATATCGGTCACTCGACCGGCGGTGGCGAAGTGGCGCGCTACGTCGCCCGTCATGGCAAAGGCCGCGTGGCCAAGGCCGTGCTGGTCAGCGCCGTGCCGCCGATCATGCTCAAGACCGCGGCCAATCCGGGTGGCCTGGATATCTCGGTGTTCGACGGCTTCCGCAAGGCGCTCGCCGATAACCGCGCGCAGTTTTACCGTGAAGTGCCGATCCCGTTCTACGGCTTCAACCGTCCGGGCGTGAAGACCCTCGACGGCGTGGTCGACAACTGGTGGCGCCAGGGCATGATGGGCGGTGCCAAGGCCCACTACGACTGCATCAAGGCCTTCTCGGAAACCGACTTCACCGAAGACCTCAAGGCGATCACCGTACCGACGCTCGTGCTGCACGGCGACGACGATCAGATCGTTCCTTACCAGGACGCGGGCGTACTCTCCGCCAAGCTGGTGCCGGGCGCGCAGCTGAAGCTCTACAAGGGCTACCCGCACGGCATGCTGACCGTCCACGCGGACGTCCTCAACAAGGACCTGCTGGACTTCATCAAGGCCTGA
- a CDS encoding TraR/DksA family transcriptional regulator: MSKLDAAFIEHQKQRLEDLRAQLIATGDAAGADESALQTAAGGEPQDEGDDGDRFAQQDADEALLSHNENRLGDINRALEKIADGTYGISDGNGEPIPRERLEAVPETRYTVEEMAERERLAQR; the protein is encoded by the coding sequence ATGTCGAAGCTCGATGCCGCCTTTATCGAACACCAGAAACAGCGCCTCGAGGACCTGCGCGCCCAGCTGATCGCCACGGGCGATGCGGCGGGAGCCGACGAGTCGGCGCTTCAGACCGCCGCCGGTGGCGAGCCGCAGGACGAAGGCGACGACGGCGATCGCTTCGCCCAGCAGGATGCGGACGAAGCCCTGCTGTCGCACAACGAAAACCGCCTCGGCGACATCAACCGCGCCCTCGAGAAGATCGCCGATGGCACCTATGGCATCTCGGATGGCAATGGTGAGCCCATTCCGCGCGAGCGCCTGGAAGCCGTTCCGGAAACCCGCTACACCGTCGAGGAAATGGCCGAGCGCGAGCGCCTCGCCCAGCGCTGA
- a CDS encoding DUF5597 domain-containing protein, producing the protein MPSVVHANGRHALQVDGKPFTVLAVQLHNSSAWPAVLPEVWDDVLALHPNTLEAPVYWEQFEPSPGKYDTTNLDALIAGARSHGLRLVVLWFGSWKNGQMHYVPEWMKSDPVHYPRALDEHGTPQEDMSPYAESNLHADETAFAALMDHLRKVDGDRHTVIMVQVENEPGSIGAIRDQSPAAEKAFAAPVPDALTRALRRPPGGDWTATFGADADEQFNAYGISRYIDQVASAGKARYPLPMYVNTWLRYKGKHMPGYDYPSGGATWNVLDTWKVSASHIDFIGTDLYSTDYNEFTKVVGQYTRADNPPWISETGFEAGNAPYLFHVLAQGGVGFSIFGIDHPADTPEVKAAIEAHARNFALVGPIQGLVADAAFRGTLKAAVEQRGQAESDVALGGGWTAHVSYGAPSWGDAPPELPGNPAADGHVLFIPLGKDEYLLVGFHARVEFERDRSDKRMGQVLRVEEGAYEGGVWKARRWWNGDETDYGINLGQKPVYLKVRLGDY; encoded by the coding sequence ATGCCCAGCGTCGTACACGCGAACGGGCGGCACGCGCTGCAGGTCGACGGCAAGCCGTTTACGGTGCTCGCCGTGCAGCTGCACAACTCCAGTGCGTGGCCGGCGGTGCTGCCCGAGGTCTGGGACGACGTGCTTGCCCTGCATCCCAATACACTTGAGGCGCCGGTGTACTGGGAGCAGTTCGAGCCATCTCCCGGCAAATACGATACGACCAATCTAGATGCGCTTATCGCGGGCGCTCGCTCGCATGGGCTTCGTCTGGTGGTGCTCTGGTTCGGCAGCTGGAAGAACGGGCAGATGCACTATGTGCCGGAATGGATGAAATCCGACCCGGTGCATTACCCACGGGCGCTCGACGAACACGGCACGCCGCAGGAAGACATGTCGCCGTATGCGGAATCCAACCTGCATGCGGATGAGACGGCCTTCGCCGCACTCATGGATCACCTGCGCAAGGTCGACGGCGACCGGCATACGGTCATCATGGTGCAGGTGGAGAACGAACCGGGAAGCATCGGTGCGATCCGGGACCAGTCGCCGGCCGCTGAGAAAGCCTTTGCCGCGCCGGTGCCGGATGCGCTGACGCGGGCGCTCCGTCGTCCTCCCGGTGGCGACTGGACGGCAACGTTCGGGGCCGACGCCGACGAGCAATTCAACGCCTATGGCATCTCGCGCTACATCGATCAGGTCGCCTCCGCTGGCAAGGCCCGCTACCCGTTACCGATGTACGTCAACACATGGCTGCGCTACAAGGGCAAACACATGCCTGGCTACGACTATCCCAGCGGCGGCGCCACCTGGAACGTGCTCGACACCTGGAAGGTCAGCGCGTCGCACATCGACTTCATCGGCACCGATCTCTACAGCACCGATTACAACGAGTTTACGAAGGTCGTCGGGCAGTACACGCGGGCGGACAATCCGCCGTGGATCTCCGAGACGGGGTTCGAGGCGGGGAATGCGCCTTACCTGTTCCATGTACTTGCGCAGGGCGGCGTGGGTTTTTCGATCTTCGGTATCGATCATCCGGCGGATACGCCTGAGGTCAAGGCGGCTATCGAGGCGCATGCGCGGAACTTCGCGCTGGTTGGGCCGATTCAGGGGCTGGTTGCCGACGCAGCGTTTCGCGGGACACTGAAAGCTGCCGTCGAGCAACGTGGGCAGGCGGAGTCGGACGTTGCGCTGGGCGGTGGCTGGACGGCGCATGTGTCGTATGGGGCACCTTCGTGGGGAGACGCACCGCCGGAATTGCCGGGTAACCCCGCCGCCGATGGGCATGTGCTGTTTATTCCGCTGGGTAAGGACGAGTATTTGCTCGTTGGGTTCCATGCACGAGTGGAGTTCGAGCGGGATCGTTCCGACAAGCGGATGGGTCAGGTGCTGCGGGTTGAGGAAGGCGCTTACGAAGGAGGGGTCTGGAAGGCGCGTCGCTGGTGGAACGGCGATGAGACGGACTATGGGATCAATCTGGGTCAGAAGCCGGTTTACCTGAAGGTCCGCCTTGGGGACTACTGA
- the bla gene encoding class A beta-lactamase, whose amino-acid sequence MLKHTFLALSLALAAGSATAADKSATLQASLQKLADQAKPAKFGIIVVDLDGSASAKVNDDRAYMLMSTFKAPVSAAVLSQVDAGKLSLNQKVHVTPADVTAGSAVPSIGARAAKGPIDVTVSELMTAAATQSDNTAVDALLKLVGGGQVVTAYLKDKGVEGMRIDMDERAVGHVFEGLAQGAKPPLHETTVQESARLLKGYEAAIVMQENTTTLDGAATFLRKLQAGELLSAASTKRLLDMMQAQVIPNRIRAGLPAGFSIADKTGTGASNGDRIAAWNDMAIITAPNGNRAVVGAFLRDTTSTDEQRAAWFKELGTVVSKQL is encoded by the coding sequence ATGCTGAAGCACACCTTCCTCGCGTTATCGCTGGCCCTCGCCGCCGGCTCGGCCACCGCCGCCGACAAGTCCGCGACCCTCCAGGCCTCCCTGCAAAAGCTCGCCGATCAGGCCAAGCCTGCCAAATTCGGCATCATCGTCGTCGATCTGGATGGCAGCGCCTCGGCGAAGGTCAACGACGACCGGGCCTATATGCTTATGAGCACTTTCAAGGCACCGGTATCGGCTGCCGTGTTGTCTCAGGTGGACGCGGGCAAGCTGAGTCTCAACCAGAAGGTCCACGTCACCCCGGCCGACGTCACGGCCGGTTCCGCCGTCCCGTCGATTGGCGCGCGCGCCGCAAAGGGCCCGATCGATGTCACCGTCAGCGAACTGATGACCGCGGCGGCTACGCAGAGCGACAACACGGCCGTGGACGCGCTATTGAAACTGGTCGGTGGCGGCCAGGTGGTCACGGCATACCTCAAGGACAAGGGCGTCGAGGGCATGCGCATCGATATGGATGAGCGCGCGGTGGGGCATGTGTTCGAAGGTCTGGCCCAAGGCGCGAAGCCACCTCTGCACGAAACGACCGTGCAAGAATCGGCGCGGCTGCTGAAGGGCTACGAGGCCGCGATCGTGATGCAGGAGAACACGACGACGCTGGACGGCGCCGCGACATTCCTGCGCAAGTTGCAGGCTGGCGAGTTGCTCTCGGCTGCATCGACCAAGCGCCTGCTCGACATGATGCAAGCTCAGGTCATTCCGAATCGCATCCGCGCGGGGCTGCCGGCGGGCTTCAGCATCGCGGACAAGACGGGTACGGGTGCCAGCAATGGCGATCGTATCGCCGCGTGGAACGATATGGCGATCATTACCGCGCCCAACGGCAATCGTGCCGTGGTCGGCGCCTTCCTCCGCGACACCACCTCAACGGATGAGCAGCGAGCCGCGTGGTTCAAAGAGCTAGGTACCGTTGTTTCGAAGCAGCTGTAG
- a CDS encoding nucleoside/nucleotide kinase family protein has protein sequence MIESSARERLDALMEGSGRRILGIAGLPGAGKSTLVAQLLAYAGDIAVGVPMDGFHLANAELARLGRAARKGASDTFDAAGYVALLRRLSSPVPGETVYAPAFHREIEEPIAGEIAVPSDVRLVITEGNYLLLDEGPWQDVQGLLDEVWFVDVDDAQRHEQLLARHMRYGRDRQAALDWIENTDEPNARRIALTAPKADFRVRVSVAA, from the coding sequence ATGATCGAATCCTCCGCAAGGGAGCGCCTGGACGCGCTCATGGAAGGCAGCGGACGCCGCATCCTCGGCATCGCGGGACTACCGGGCGCCGGTAAATCCACCCTCGTGGCGCAATTGCTCGCATACGCCGGCGACATCGCCGTCGGCGTACCGATGGACGGGTTCCATCTCGCCAATGCCGAGCTCGCCCGCCTGGGCAGGGCCGCCCGTAAGGGCGCCTCCGATACGTTCGACGCGGCGGGCTATGTCGCCTTGCTGCGCCGCCTTAGCTCGCCGGTGCCGGGCGAGACGGTCTACGCACCGGCGTTTCATCGTGAAATCGAAGAGCCGATCGCCGGCGAGATCGCCGTGCCGTCCGATGTACGTCTGGTCATTACCGAAGGCAACTACCTGCTGCTCGATGAAGGTCCGTGGCAAGACGTCCAGGGCCTGCTCGACGAGGTCTGGTTCGTCGACGTCGACGACGCACAGCGCCATGAGCAATTGCTCGCGCGGCACATGCGCTACGGCCGCGACCGCCAGGCCGCGCTCGACTGGATCGAAAACACCGACGAGCCGAATGCCCGCCGCATCGCTTTGACGGCACCGAAGGCGGATTTCCGTGTGCGCGTGAGCGTGGCGGCGTGA
- a CDS encoding XVIPCD domain-containing protein, with the protein MTKEQHDRLEEFAENPAIFGFNMQYQDVRNNCVDFTWAALNHAGIHRERHLVVPTIGGLGPDIRIPTWTEASGKNALRPTQNIKDIQSIKDPVPHSPMNTEQRNPMPKDRSATQWLLSEERTLDQPAHPANGMFRQATDGVAKLNAEHGVAPSPRDSRFAGSLTVAATAEGMRGIDHVMLSDDASRAFAVEGNLQSVHGLDRKMAWVETMQALETPLDRSSAAWPQAEEQGRALVQQQEQQQQQQAQQEIARPSKAPVMSLS; encoded by the coding sequence GTGACCAAGGAACAACATGATCGACTGGAGGAGTTTGCTGAGAATCCGGCTATCTTCGGTTTCAACATGCAATACCAGGATGTGCGGAACAACTGCGTGGACTTCACCTGGGCTGCCCTGAACCACGCGGGCATCCATCGCGAACGGCATCTTGTGGTACCCACCATTGGTGGCCTCGGGCCTGACATCCGGATTCCGACGTGGACCGAGGCGTCAGGTAAGAACGCGCTCCGGCCCACCCAGAACATTAAGGATATTCAGAGCATCAAGGATCCGGTTCCGCACAGCCCGATGAATACCGAGCAGCGCAATCCAATGCCTAAAGACCGCTCCGCTACGCAGTGGCTGCTGAGCGAAGAACGTACCCTCGACCAGCCCGCTCATCCAGCGAACGGTATGTTCCGCCAGGCGACGGATGGCGTCGCCAAGCTGAACGCGGAGCACGGTGTTGCGCCCAGCCCTCGCGATTCGCGCTTTGCAGGCTCACTGACCGTGGCCGCCACCGCGGAAGGCATGCGCGGGATCGATCACGTTATGCTGAGCGACGACGCGAGCCGGGCGTTCGCGGTGGAAGGCAACCTGCAAAGCGTGCATGGCCTCGACCGGAAGATGGCGTGGGTAGAGACGATGCAGGCTTTGGAGACGCCGTTGGATCGAAGCAGTGCGGCGTGGCCGCAGGCCGAAGAGCAGGGCAGGGCTCTGGTGCAGCAGCAGGAACAGCAGCAACAACAACAGGCTCAGCAGGAAATAGCGCGGCCATCGAAGGCGCCGGTCATGAGCCTGAGCTAA
- a CDS encoding sugar porter family MFS transporter, with the protein MHAVTPSKVDSEGGSTALVVGIAVIAALGGLLFGYDTGVIGVALLGLGREFALDDTTKQLVTGAIIFGALFGCLGTGPLSDRFGRRRMVIFVGVLFALGSIASAMSGSVEMLIAARFLLGLSAGSSTQIIPVYIAEVSPPKHRGKMVVLFQFMVVFGITVAYFTGFLLGEHWRWMFGLGVVPAVILLGGMFILPESPRWLVTQGRKNEAIDVLERVRGDRRAAEAEVVEIEGVSHNEETGRWKDFAKPWIRPAIIVGASISMFSQITGNNALIYYAPTILTKAGFSDKWAVLGTGGSTLLVVVMTVIGSILVDKIGRRRYLLWMIPGSIVALVVMGILFEGQGPQTDVSRVLVVACLAAYLMLNCGGFGVCIWLINSEVYPLFVRGKGASLGAFSHWFFDLLVTLSTLSLVTWLGASHTFWLYAMISLGALVFIYYLVPETMGKSLEQIEHELREERFYPFQQKRLKKS; encoded by the coding sequence ATGCATGCGGTAACCCCATCCAAGGTCGACAGCGAGGGCGGCAGCACCGCCCTGGTCGTCGGTATCGCGGTCATCGCCGCGCTCGGCGGCCTTTTGTTCGGCTACGACACCGGCGTGATCGGCGTCGCGCTTCTGGGCCTCGGTCGTGAGTTCGCTCTCGACGACACCACCAAGCAGCTCGTCACCGGCGCGATCATCTTCGGTGCCTTGTTCGGTTGCCTCGGTACCGGCCCGCTGTCCGACCGGTTCGGTCGCCGACGCATGGTGATCTTCGTCGGCGTGCTGTTCGCGCTCGGCTCGATCGCCTCGGCCATGTCGGGCAGCGTCGAGATGCTGATCGCGGCGCGTTTCCTGCTCGGCCTGTCGGCCGGCAGTTCCACACAGATCATTCCCGTCTACATCGCCGAGGTGTCGCCGCCGAAGCACCGGGGCAAGATGGTGGTGCTGTTTCAGTTCATGGTGGTGTTCGGCATCACCGTGGCGTACTTCACCGGATTCCTGCTCGGCGAACACTGGCGCTGGATGTTCGGTCTCGGTGTGGTTCCGGCGGTGATCCTGCTGGGTGGCATGTTCATTCTCCCGGAGAGCCCGCGCTGGCTGGTGACGCAGGGTCGCAAGAATGAAGCCATCGACGTGCTCGAGCGGGTTCGCGGCGACCGTCGCGCGGCCGAAGCGGAAGTCGTCGAGATCGAGGGCGTTTCCCATAACGAGGAAACCGGGCGCTGGAAGGATTTCGCCAAGCCCTGGATCCGTCCGGCCATCATCGTGGGCGCGAGCATCTCCATGTTCTCGCAGATCACCGGCAACAACGCGCTGATCTATTACGCGCCGACCATCCTCACCAAGGCCGGCTTCTCGGACAAATGGGCCGTGCTCGGCACCGGCGGTAGCACGCTGCTCGTGGTCGTCATGACGGTCATCGGAAGCATCCTGGTCGACAAGATCGGGCGCCGTCGTTACCTGCTGTGGATGATTCCCGGCTCGATCGTGGCGCTCGTGGTGATGGGCATCCTGTTCGAAGGGCAGGGGCCGCAGACCGACGTGAGCCGCGTGCTGGTGGTCGCCTGTCTGGCCGCGTACCTGATGTTGAACTGCGGTGGCTTCGGCGTCTGCATCTGGCTGATCAACTCCGAGGTATACCCGCTGTTCGTTCGCGGCAAGGGCGCGAGCCTGGGCGCCTTCAGTCACTGGTTCTTCGATCTGCTGGTCACCCTGAGCACGCTGTCGCTGGTCACCTGGCTGGGCGCGTCGCATACGTTCTGGCTCTACGCGATGATCTCGCTCGGTGCTCTGGTCTTCATCTACTACCTCGTGCCCGAGACGATGGGCAAGAGCCTGGAGCAGATCGAGCACGAGCTGCGCGAGGAGCGGTTCTACCCGTTCCAGCAGAAGCGCTTGAAGAAGAGCTGA